tcagttggttagagcgtTGGTCTTATGAGCCGAAGGTCGCGGGTTCGAGCCCCGCCGGGAGCAAATTGgaatttcattttgttttacaaaaaaatagttcgTGAGACCCAAGTAACTGTGATAATATTTAGCTTGGGAATCAGTTTTATCTGCTTGATGGCTTTGAAAGAGAGTTGAAAGCATGACATACAAAAGGAGGTAGGCCTGAGTATTTGGATACCCTTTCGGATATGGATACTATCCATTCGGGTATCAGTTTTTTTGGAATTTGAAAAATGGTCTCATTCgggtattaaaaaaaaacgggTTGGATTCAAGTCATCTTCCCAGATCCGGGTGAATTCAGATTTCATATGATGTAACCAAACTACTCGATTCGGGTATTTTATATCCAGATTACTcaaatttatctaaaataacttaaacgccccccccccccaaaaaactcaaattatatAGTTCGAATCAGTTATTTTTTGTCTGAAAGTAACTATATACATAATgttatttgagtttttttatccaaaacttgtatttttatctataaataactaatatatttgatttataattttaattttaggtattaatattattatagatataatttaaaattatatatatatatatatatattatatgtttggaTATGTTCGGATACTCATTAGGTTCTCGGTGCCGGTcggattcggtttcggtttttcggatttttGAAAAATGGTCTCATTCGGGTATTTAGGCAAGATCCGACCGGATCGGGTATCCTATTTTTCGGATCGGTTTGGGTAAATACTCCGGGTATGGATTTTATGCCAAACCGTAAAAGGAGGGATTAATCTGGGTAGGCAGtgattagaatttttttttctgcagaGGATAAGAGTTTAGAGTACCAGTTTCATTTTGAGCTACCCTCTTAAGTTAGAAAAGAGAAAGCATTGCTTTTATGTCTCATACACTATGGGAGTCCTAAATACTTTTCAAAGCCTCTTGATCTTTGTATCCCCCATTATTGAACTAAGATGCTTTCTGTTACCAGCTTTTGATCCTATTCCAAACACAATGGAAGATTTTTGAAAGTTAGTTATATGACCTGATAGTCCTACATAGCTTCTTAGAGTATCCATGACTACCTTGCATTCATCTTGCTTAGTTTTCCAGAAGAGAACCGAATCATATGCAAAAATCAAGCTTAAAATAGGTTGATTTTCTGAAATAACACAATGAAGACAAGGCTTTACAAACGATCTTCTAGGACTTAATAGATGAGCTTATATGCAATATTAGTTAACTGATTGGCCTATAGTCACTAAAAACATTGGATTTTCAATGTTTAGATCATTAATATTGCATATAAGCTCATCTATAAAGTCCTAGAAGATCAAGGGAAAATTTAAGTACACCTAGGCCAGTAGTGTTCATAGAAGAATGTATTTAACCCATATGGTCCTggaattttatcttttattccCATCTGCTGCATGGCTTTATATAGCTCTTCTTTAGTTACTTGAATTAAGGATGCATGTGCTACAAAATGTCATTGACATTACCACTGAAATGTGAAGCAAAACATCATTAGAATAAGTTCACAATTACTCGTTGAACATCTTTGGTCGATGACCAGGTTTTTCCATTATCATccataatatattttgttttgcacTTCCATGGAATACATTGTATTCTTATCTCCAGCATAGGGCCATTGTACTGTGCTCTTTGTCGTTTAATATTCCTCTTCTAACGTGTATTATAATAGATTTAAGAGCATTAGTATAGTTGTAATCAAAACATGAAGGTTGATATGCCTTTGTTGTCTAGTTGTTGATGTGGTTTCGACGTAAAAACACCTGGCACATGTTGATTTTGTTTGGCCCATAACGATTTAGCGAGAAAGACCTGTTGTATAAGTCTACTTTTCTTTTATATGATATGAAATCataattcttttttaaaaactgtAGAATCAGTAAAAGAAGGTGACAAGGATGcaaaaataagaagaatcaAGCAGACTTTTGATCTGATGATTATGACAGAAATATCATTgttacaaaagaaagaaaccttACATGCTAACATGTTACAGTTTTTATCTCTGTGCTTTGGGAAAGAGCCCAAAAAGCCTCAACACATGAATTTTATTGATGCAACCCAATGTAGGGCGAGAATATAACcggaaaattggaaaaataacCGACTCAACTCGATTTAACTCATTGGTTGGCAAACTTAACACCCTTCTCGATGGAAGACTTGAGTTCTGGCTTCAGTGCTTCCAACCCTTCTTTCTCGAAGTCTGAGAGTGGCCCCAAATCAAGAACCTCCTCCACACCGTTCTTCCCCAACCTCACCTGAATCAATTAATCACCAAAACCATCACATCCATCCTCTCGAGTCATGAGACACTGTGTGTTTGAATGATTGATGCTAAGTTTTGAGGATTACCTTTGAGGCAAAGAAAGGAAGCTCAGTGATGGTGGACTGCACGTATGAGCATTCCACAACATCTGGAACTCCGTTGAGTCCTTTCAAGCATGCATCAGCGAATAGTGCTCCAGCATAGCTGTGACAAAGATTAAGTTACTAAATTAAAGAACCGAAAACATAACGAAAAGGGTAGAGCACAGTACTTACGCCATTGACAAAGTAGCTGAACCTTTTCCTGCCTTTGCCTCCACGACTTCGGTACCTCCATCTTGGGTACGCTTGGTGAGAGCGGTGAGTACGTCACTCGACAAGTTGGCTTGAGGAGTGGCCTATATATTGTTAACAAACAGATTAACTAACTTTGAGTAAACAGCGAAAGACATTTTAACCACGGTTTGAGTATAGAGGAAGTGAGAGAGGTAACCTGAGAGAAGAGTGGGAGAATTGTAACCCCAGCATGACCACCAATGACAGGAACGTTAACTTCTGCAGACACAACAAGCATATTTAAGAACACAGACAACATACTTAAGGGCAGGTAAGGAAAACTCGTGACTACAAAAGTGGAAAACGAACCTGCAACAGGAACATTAGCCTTTCCAGCGTAGAAAGTCTTGGCCCTAACAACGTCAAGAGTGGTGACACCAAACAACTTCTTCTCATCGTACATACCAGCCTTCTTGAAGATCTCAGCTGCAATTGGAACAGTAGAGTTCACAGGGTTGCTGATCATGTTAACAAGTGCCTGAATCAACACAAACAAAAGAGTAACTCCAAAGGTCAGTCATttgattagaaaaaaaacacacacacacacacacacacaaaaaggaGACATCTTTACACCTAACAAAGCAAGAATCATGCTCTTGGCTTACATGAGGGCAGTACTTGGCGATGGCAGAGCAGAGGTTCTTGACAATACCAGCATTGATGTTGAAAAGATCATCACGGGTCATACCAGGCTTCCTGGGAACACCAGCAGGAATGATAACGAGGTCAGCTCCTTCAAGAGCTTTCGCCAATTCATCATCTCCCATGTATCCAACCACCTATCCAAGTCAAAACAAATCTCACATCAATAACCCTAAAAAAACTCAGATCACAGAGATTACAAAATCTAGTAACTGATCAAGGGGATCGTGGAAGTGTATGTGTATACCTCAGATCTGGTGTTGATGTGACCGACATCGGCGGCGACTCCAGGGGTGTTAGCGATATCGAAGAGTGAGAGGCTAGAGACGAGGGGGTTGAGCTTCATGAGGAGAGCGAGAGGCTGCCCGATTCCACCGGCGGCGCCGAGGATGGCGACTTTGCGCTCGGgcacggaggaggaggaggaggagaagctgCGGCGGAGAAGCGATTGCTTCGCCGATGAAGAAGAACGGACGATAACGGATCTGAACATCTTGGAGATGGGATCTAGGGTTTACTCTCGAGAAGGAAGCAAAAGCTAAGATGCGattcttttttagttttatgtGGTGAATGCTCGCTCGCTCACTCGATGGTTGTTGATGATTTATATGACACACataccctctctctctcatttccccttttttttttttttttttttttttttttttttttttgttttgaacaacatttcattgatattaaatatcaacatatgacatcttcttatttttctaatataGATTTGGTTAATGTATCAGCCGCCATATTTCTTTCCCGATTGACAGAACCCAAGGAACATTCTGATAATAAAGACATCCAATGACGAATATCATGAAGCACATTACCAAGTTAAGCATGATGAGAAACCACCGGGTTGACAACACGAGTCAACTCCGTACTATCCCCTTCGAACCAGATTTGTCTCCATCCTCGGATCCACACTTGATGCATTGCATACAACAAAGCAAGGGCTTCTCCCTGAAAAGCAGTTGAGATGTTGTTTATACGAACCATACCCGCACACACAAACACACCTTTAGCATCTCTTATAATCCACCAAATCTCAGCTCTGCTACTTTCTTTTCTGAAGCTACACTTTTACCAACCCATAGGAGGAGAATCACATGTAGTTGGTTTCAGATTAAGGACCAGCGAAGCTTTTTTACTAACATAAACAGAGTTCCATTCATCATTGGCTGACAACGCTCTATAAATATCTTCCACTGGATGAACATTCCTTGACTAAAGAGGTACTCATTCCGAGatttccagatataccataaCGCCCAAGAAGAGAACTTGGAAATCTTTTTAGAAGTATCAACATTATTCATAAATGTGAATAAAGCCGATATGTTTTCTTCAAGATTAGAAGACTGAAAATTGAATAGAGGAAGACCTAAACATCGCCAGGTAGCTTGAGCATGAGGGCAAAGAAAAAGAACATGATTAATTGTCTCATCCTCCATACAACAACGCTGACAAGTTGGATCCGTATTGATTCCACGACAACATAGCTGGACATAGACACGAAGAGCTCCTGAAATGACCTTCCATAGGAACTGCTGTATTTTTAGGATTATTTCCAGATTCCAGATTTGCGccttcaaaataatatatccTTCAGGAGGGACTATCACATCATCCTCCGAAAAATCATGTGTGGCAGTCCAGTATCCAAACTTAACAGAGTAATCCAAACTGGAAGTATAAGGTCAGACATATTGATCAGATTGGTTATACTTTGATAACCTAATAGTCTTAATCAACCTAACTTCCTCATGCTGAAGAAACATATTTAACTTTTCTTCATTCCAAGTAGCTGTAGACTGATTTATGAGTTCTGACACTGTCATATTAGGTAGAAGACACGGCGACTCCATTCGACGTGGTGGGAGAACTGGCAGCCACAGATCTTCCCAAACTCGAATTGTCCTACCATTCCCTACTTGCAAAACCATACCTTTCTTTAAAAGGTTCTTACCCTCCTGAATGGATTTCCATCCATACAAAGAACTAGTTAAATTTGTCGATTGTAAGAATGTCGACGAGTTATAGTATCTTCCTTTATAGAGCCTAGCAAGCAATGACTGAGGATTATTTAAAATTCTCCAGGCCTGCTTAGCCAAAAGAGCCACATTGAATGCCTTCAGATCACGAAAACTCATTCCTCCTTC
This Brassica napus cultivar Da-Ae chromosome C6, Da-Ae, whole genome shotgun sequence DNA region includes the following protein-coding sequences:
- the LOC106451462 gene encoding malate dehydrogenase 1, mitochondrial, yielding MFRSVIVRSSSSAKQSLLRRSFSSSSSSVPERKVAILGAAGGIGQPLALLMKLNPLVSSLSLFDIANTPGVAADVGHINTRSEVVGYMGDDELAKALEGADLVIIPAGVPRKPGMTRDDLFNINAGIVKNLCSAIAKYCPHALVNMISNPVNSTVPIAAEIFKKAGMYDEKKLFGVTTLDVVRAKTFYAGKANVPVAEVNVPVIGGHAGVTILPLFSQATPQANLSSDVLTALTKRTQDGGTEVVEAKAGKGSATLSMAYAGALFADACLKGLNGVPDVVECSYVQSTITELPFFASKVRLGKNGVEEVLDLGPLSDFEKEGLEALKPELKSSIEKGVKFANQ